Proteins from one Salmo salar chromosome ssa29, Ssal_v3.1, whole genome shotgun sequence genomic window:
- the LOC123731541 gene encoding bifunctional endo-1,4-beta-xylanase XylA isoform X3: MWNDFCLTEGSRCSAGNEFSTEGYMWNDFCLTEGSRCSAWNEFSTEGYMWNDFCLTGSRCSAWNEFSTEGYMWNDFCLTEGSRCSAWNEFSTEGYMWNDFCLTEGSRCSAGNEFSTEGYMWNDFCLTEGSRCSAGNEFSTEGYMWNDFCLTEGSRCSAWNEFSTEGSRCSAGNEFSTEGSRCSAGNEFSTEGYMWNDFCLTEGSRCSAWNEFSTEGYMWNDFCLTEGSRCSAGNEFSTEGYMWNDFCLTEGSRCSAWNEFSTEGYMWNDFCLTEGSRCSAWNEFSTEGYMWNDFCVTEGSRCSAWNEFSTEGSRCSVYSEFSLKVYLSVLTEVYCARCPHPPLPHPSLSTPPLSSSSSLRPPSSDVSCRVLSLSSPHPPLPHPSLSTPPLSSSSSLRPPSSDVSCRALSLSCPHQRFPA; encoded by the exons ATGTGGAACGATTTCTGTCTAACAGAAGGTTCTAGGTGTTCTGCGGGGAATGAGTTCTCTACAGAAGGTTATATGTGGAACGATTTCTGTCTGACAGAAGGTTCTAGGTGTTCTGCATGGAATGAGTTCTCTACAGAAGGTTATATGTGGAACGATTTCTGTCTGACAGGTTCTAGGTGTTCTGCGTGGAATGAGTTCTCTACAGAAGGTTATATGTGGAACGATTTCTGTCTGACAGAAGGTTCTAGGTGTTCTGCGTGGAATGAGTTCTCTACAGAAGGTTATATGTGGAACGATTTCTGTCTAACAGAAGGTTCTAGGTGTTCTGCGGGGAATGAGTTCTCTACAGAAGGTTATATGTGGAACGATTTCTGTCTGACAGAAGGTTCTAGGTGTTCTGCGGGGAATGAGTTCTCTACAGAAGGTTATATGTGGAACGATTTCTGTCTGACAGAAGGTTCTAGGTGTTCTGCGTGGAATGAGTTCTCTACTGAAGGTTCTAGGTGTTCTGCGGGGAATGAGTTCTCTACTGAAGGTTCTAGGTGTTCTGCGGGGAATGAGTTCTCTACAGAAGGTTATATGTGGAACGATTTCTGTCTGACAGAAGGTTCTAGGTGTTCTGCGTGGAATGAGTTCTCTACAGAAGGTTATATGTGGAACGATTTCTGTCTGACAGAAG GTTCTAGGTGTTCTGCGGGGAATGAGTTCTCTACAGAAGGTTATATGTGGAACGATTTCTGTCTGACAGAAGGTTCTAGGTGTTCTGCGTGGAATGAGTTCTCTACAGAAGGTTATATGTGGAACGATTTCTGTCTGACAGAAGGTTCTAGGTGTTCTGCGTGGAATGAGTTCTCTACAGAAGGTTATATGTGGAACGATTTCTGTGTGACAGAAGGTTCTAGGTGTTCTGCGTGGAATGAGTTCTCTACTGAAGGTTCTAGGTGTTCTGTGTACAGTGAGTTCTCTCTGAAAGTTTACCTCTCTGTCCTAACAGAGGTATATTGTGCCAgatgtcctcatcctcctctcccccacccttctctctccacccctcctctatcgtcctcctcctctctccgtcccccaTCTTCAGACGTCTCCTGCagagtcctgtctctctcttctcctcatcctcctctcccccacccttctctctccacccctcctctatcgtcctcctcctctctccgtcccccaTCTTCAGACGTCTCGTGCagagccctgtctctctcctgtcctcaccAGAGGTTTCCTGCAtag
- the LOC123731541 gene encoding bifunctional endo-1,4-beta-xylanase XylA isoform X1 yields MWNDFCLTEGSRCSAGNEFSTEGYMWNDFCLTEGSRCSAWNEFSTEGYMWNDFCLTEGSRCSAWNEFSTEGYMWNDFCLTEGSRCSAGNEFSTEGYMWNDFCLTEGSRCSAGNEFSTEGYMWNDFCLTEGSRCSAWNEFSTEGSRCSAGNEFSTEGSRCSAGNEFSTEGYMWNDFCLTEGSRCSAWNEFSTEGYMWNDFCLTEGSRCSAWNEFSTEGYMWNDFCVTEGSRCSAWNEFSTEGSRCSAGNEFSTEGSRCSAGNEFSTEGYMWNDFCLTEGSRCSAWNEFSTEGYMWNDFCLTEGSRCSAWNEFSTEGYMWNDFCVTEGSRCSAWNEFSTEGSRCSVYSEFSLKVYLSVLTEVYCARCPHPPLPHPSLSTPPLSSSSSLRPPSSDVSCRVLSLSSPHPPLPHPSLSTPPLSSSSSLRPPSSDVSCRALSLSCPHQRFPA; encoded by the exons ATGTGGAACGATTTCTGTCTAACAGAAGGTTCTAGGTGTTCTGCGGGGAATGAGTTCTCTACAGAAGGTTATATGTGGAACGATTTCTGTCTGACAGAAG GTTCTAGGTGTTCTGCGTGGAATGAGTTCTCTACAGAAGGTTATATGTGGAACGATTTCTGTCTGACAGAAGGTTCTAGGTGTTCTGCGTGGAATGAGTTCTCTACAGAAGGTTATATGTGGAACGATTTCTGTCTAACAGAAGGTTCTAGGTGTTCTGCGGGGAATGAGTTCTCTACAGAAGGTTATATGTGGAACGATTTCTGTCTGACAGAAGGTTCTAGGTGTTCTGCGGGGAATGAGTTCTCTACAGAAGGTTATATGTGGAACGATTTCTGTCTGACAGAAGGTTCTAGGTGTTCTGCGTGGAATGAGTTCTCTACTGAAGGTTCTAGGTGTTCTGCGGGGAATGAGTTCTCTACTGAAGGTTCTAGGTGTTCTGCGGGGAATGAGTTCTCTACAGAAGGTTATATGTGGAACGATTTCTGTCTGACAGAAGGTTCTAGGTGTTCTGCGTGGAATGAGTTCTCTACAGAAGGTTATATGTGGAACGATTTCTGTCTGACAGAAGGTTCTAGGTGTTCTGCGTGGAATGAGTTCTCTACAGAAGGTTATATGTGGAACGATTTCTGTGTGACAGAAGGTTCTAGGTGTTCTGCGTGGAATGAGTTCTCTACTGAAGGTTCTAGGTGTTCTGCGGGGAATGAGTTCTCTACTGAAGGTTCTAGGTGTTCTGCGGGGAATGAGTTCTCTACAGAAGGTTATATGTGGAACGATTTCTGTCTGACAGAAGGTTCTAGGTGTTCTGCGTGGAATGAGTTCTCTACAGAAGGTTATATGTGGAACGATTTCTGTCTGACAGAAGGTTCTAGGTGTTCTGCGTGGAATGAGTTCTCTACAGAAGGTTATATGTGGAACGATTTCTGTGTGACAGAAGGTTCTAGGTGTTCTGCGTGGAATGAGTTCTCTACTGAAGGTTCTAGGTGTTCTGTGTACAGTGAGTTCTCTCTGAAAGTTTACCTCTCTGTCCTAACAGAGGTATATTGTGCCAgatgtcctcatcctcctctcccccacccttctctctccacccctcctctatcgtcctcctcctctctccgtcccccaTCTTCAGACGTCTCCTGCagagtcctgtctctctcttctcctcatcctcctctcccccacccttctctctccacccctcctctatcgtcctcctcctctctccgtcccccaTCTTCAGACGTCTCGTGCagagccctgtctctctcctgtcctcaccAGAGGTTTCCTGCAtag
- the LOC123731541 gene encoding bifunctional endo-1,4-beta-xylanase XylA isoform X5 → MWNDFCLTEGSRCSAGNEFSTEGYMWNDFCLTEGSRCSAWNEFSTEGYMWNDFCLTGSRCSAWNEFSTEGYMWNDFCLTEGSRCSAGNEFSTEGYMWNDFCLTEGSRCSAWNEFSTEGYMWNDFCLTEGSRCSAWNEFSTEGYMWNDFCVTEGSRCSAWNEFSTEGSRCSAGNEFSTEGSRCSAGNEFSTEGYMWNDFCLTEGSRCSAWNEFSTEGYMWNDFCLTEGSRCSAWNEFSTEGYMWNDFCVTEGSRCSAWNEFSTEGSRCSVYSEFSLKVYLSVLTEVYCARCPHPPLPHPSLSTPPLSSSSSLRPPSSDVSCRVLSLSSPHPPLPHPSLSTPPLSSSSSLRPPSSDVSCRALSLSCPHQRFPA, encoded by the exons ATGTGGAACGATTTCTGTCTAACAGAAGGTTCTAGGTGTTCTGCGGGGAATGAGTTCTCTACAGAAGGTTATATGTGGAACGATTTCTGTCTGACAGAAGGTTCTAGGTGTTCTGCATGGAATGAGTTCTCTACAGAAGGTTATATGTGGAACGATTTCTGTCTGACAGGTTCTAGGTGTTCTGCGTGGAATGAGTTCTCTACAGAAGGTTATATGTGGAACGATTTCTGTCTGACAGAAG GTTCTAGGTGTTCTGCGGGGAATGAGTTCTCTACAGAAGGTTATATGTGGAACGATTTCTGTCTGACAGAAGGTTCTAGGTGTTCTGCGTGGAATGAGTTCTCTACAGAAGGTTATATGTGGAACGATTTCTGTCTGACAGAAGGTTCTAGGTGTTCTGCGTGGAATGAGTTCTCTACAGAAGGTTATATGTGGAACGATTTCTGTGTGACAGAAGGTTCTAGGTGTTCTGCGTGGAATGAGTTCTCTACTGAAGGTTCTAGGTGTTCTGCGGGGAATGAGTTCTCTACTGAAGGTTCTAGGTGTTCTGCGGGGAATGAGTTCTCTACAGAAGGTTATATGTGGAACGATTTCTGTCTGACAGAAGGTTCTAGGTGTTCTGCGTGGAATGAGTTCTCTACAGAAGGTTATATGTGGAACGATTTCTGTCTGACAGAAGGTTCTAGGTGTTCTGCGTGGAATGAGTTCTCTACAGAAGGTTATATGTGGAACGATTTCTGTGTGACAGAAGGTTCTAGGTGTTCTGCGTGGAATGAGTTCTCTACTGAAGGTTCTAGGTGTTCTGTGTACAGTGAGTTCTCTCTGAAAGTTTACCTCTCTGTCCTAACAGAGGTATATTGTGCCAgatgtcctcatcctcctctcccccacccttctctctccacccctcctctatcgtcctcctcctctctccgtcccccaTCTTCAGACGTCTCCTGCagagtcctgtctctctcttctcctcatcctcctctcccccacccttctctctccacccctcctctatcgtcctcctcctctctccgtcccccaTCTTCAGACGTCTCGTGCagagccctgtctctctcctgtcctcaccAGAGGTTTCCTGCAtag
- the LOC123731541 gene encoding bifunctional endo-1,4-beta-xylanase XylA isoform X2, protein MWNDFCLTEGSRCSAGNEFSTEGYMWNDFCLTEGSRCSAWNEFSTEGYMWNDFCLTGSRCSAWNEFSTEGYMWNDFCLTEGSRCSAWNEFSTEGYMWNDFCLTEGSRCSAGNEFSTEGYMWNDFCLTEGSRCSAGNEFSTEGYMWNDFCLTEGSRCSAWNEFSTEGSRCSAGNEFSTEGSRCSAGNEFSTEGYMWNDFCLTEGSRCSAWNEFSTEGYMWNDFCLTEGSRCSAWNEFSTEGYMWNDFCVTEGSRCSAGNEFSTEGYMWNDFCLTEGSRCSAWNEFSTEGYMWNDFCLTEGSRCSAWNEFSTEGYMWNDFCVTEGSRCSAWNEFSTEGSRCSVYSEFSLKVYLSVLTEVYCARCPHPPLPHPSLSTPPLSSSSSLRPPSSDVSCRVLSLSSPHPPLPHPSLSTPPLSSSSSLRPPSSDVSCRALSLSCPHQRFPA, encoded by the exons ATGTGGAACGATTTCTGTCTAACAGAAGGTTCTAGGTGTTCTGCGGGGAATGAGTTCTCTACAGAAGGTTATATGTGGAACGATTTCTGTCTGACAGAAGGTTCTAGGTGTTCTGCATGGAATGAGTTCTCTACAGAAGGTTATATGTGGAACGATTTCTGTCTGACAGGTTCTAGGTGTTCTGCGTGGAATGAGTTCTCTACAGAAGGTTATATGTGGAACGATTTCTGTCTGACAGAAGGTTCTAGGTGTTCTGCGTGGAATGAGTTCTCTACAGAAGGTTATATGTGGAACGATTTCTGTCTAACAGAAGGTTCTAGGTGTTCTGCGGGGAATGAGTTCTCTACAGAAGGTTATATGTGGAACGATTTCTGTCTGACAGAAGGTTCTAGGTGTTCTGCGGGGAATGAGTTCTCTACAGAAGGTTATATGTGGAACGATTTCTGTCTGACAGAAGGTTCTAGGTGTTCTGCGTGGAATGAGTTCTCTACTGAAGGTTCTAGGTGTTCTGCGGGGAATGAGTTCTCTACTGAAGGTTCTAGGTGTTCTGCGGGGAATGAGTTCTCTACAGAAGGTTATATGTGGAACGATTTCTGTCTGACAGAAGGTTCTAGGTGTTCTGCGTGGAATGAGTTCTCTACAGAAGGTTATATGTGGAACGATTTCTGTCTGACAGAAGGTTCTAGGTGTTCTGCGTGGAATGAGTTCTCTACAGAAGGTTATATGTGGAACGATTTCTGTGTGACAGAAG GTTCTAGGTGTTCTGCGGGGAATGAGTTCTCTACAGAAGGTTATATGTGGAACGATTTCTGTCTGACAGAAGGTTCTAGGTGTTCTGCGTGGAATGAGTTCTCTACAGAAGGTTATATGTGGAACGATTTCTGTCTGACAGAAGGTTCTAGGTGTTCTGCGTGGAATGAGTTCTCTACAGAAGGTTATATGTGGAACGATTTCTGTGTGACAGAAGGTTCTAGGTGTTCTGCGTGGAATGAGTTCTCTACTGAAGGTTCTAGGTGTTCTGTGTACAGTGAGTTCTCTCTGAAAGTTTACCTCTCTGTCCTAACAGAGGTATATTGTGCCAgatgtcctcatcctcctctcccccacccttctctctccacccctcctctatcgtcctcctcctctctccgtcccccaTCTTCAGACGTCTCCTGCagagtcctgtctctctcttctcctcatcctcctctcccccacccttctctctccacccctcctctatcgtcctcctcctctctccgtcccccaTCTTCAGACGTCTCGTGCagagccctgtctctctcctgtcctcaccAGAGGTTTCCTGCAtag
- the LOC123731541 gene encoding bifunctional endo-1,4-beta-xylanase XylA isoform X4, translating to MWNDFCLTEGSRCSAGNEFSTEGYMWNDFCLTEGSRCSAWNEFSTEGYMWNDFCLTGSRCSAWNEFSTEGYMWNDFCLTEGSRCSAWNEFSTEGYMWNDFCLTEGSRCSAGNEFSTEGYMWNDFCLTEGSRCSAGNEFSTEGYMWNDFCLTEGSRCSAWNEFSTEGSRCSAGNEFSTEGSRCSAGNEFSTEGYMWNDFCLTEGSRCSAWNEFSTEGYMWNDFCLTEGSRCSAWNEFSTEGYMWNDFCVTEGSRCSAWNEFSTEGSRCSVYSEFSLKVYLSVLTEVYCARCPHPPLPHPSLSTPPLSSSSSLRPPSSDVSCRVLSLSSPHPPLPHPSLSTPPLSSSSSLRPPSSDVSCRALSLSCPHQRFPA from the exons ATGTGGAACGATTTCTGTCTAACAGAAGGTTCTAGGTGTTCTGCGGGGAATGAGTTCTCTACAGAAGGTTATATGTGGAACGATTTCTGTCTGACAGAAGGTTCTAGGTGTTCTGCATGGAATGAGTTCTCTACAGAAGGTTATATGTGGAACGATTTCTGTCTGACAGGTTCTAGGTGTTCTGCGTGGAATGAGTTCTCTACAGAAGGTTATATGTGGAACGATTTCTGTCTGACAGAAGGTTCTAGGTGTTCTGCGTGGAATGAGTTCTCTACAGAAGGTTATATGTGGAACGATTTCTGTCTAACAGAAGGTTCTAGGTGTTCTGCGGGGAATGAGTTCTCTACAGAAGGTTATATGTGGAACGATTTCTGTCTGACAGAAGGTTCTAGGTGTTCTGCGGGGAATGAGTTCTCTACAGAAGGTTATATGTGGAACGATTTCTGTCTGACAGAAGGTTCTAGGTGTTCTGCGTGGAATGAGTTCTCTACTGAAGGTTCTAGGTGTTCTGCGGGGAATGAGTTCTCTACTGAAGGTTCTAGGTGTTCTGCGGGGAATGAGTTCTCTACAGAAGGTTATATGTGGAACGATTTCTGTCTGACAGAAGGTTCTAGGTGTTCTGCGTGGAATGAGTTCTCTACAGAAGGTTATATGTGGAACGATTTCTGTCTGACAGAAGGTTCTAGGTGTTCTGCGTGGAATGAGTTCTCTACAGAAGGTTATATGTGGAACGATTTCTGTGTGACAGAAGGTTCTAGGTGTTCTGCGTGGAATGAGTTCTCTACTGAAG GTTCTAGGTGTTCTGTGTACAGTGAGTTCTCTCTGAAAGTTTACCTCTCTGTCCTAACAGAGGTATATTGTGCCAgatgtcctcatcctcctctcccccacccttctctctccacccctcctctatcgtcctcctcctctctccgtcccccaTCTTCAGACGTCTCCTGCagagtcctgtctctctcttctcctcatcctcctctcccccacccttctctctccacccctcctctatcgtcctcctcctctctccgtcccccaTCTTCAGACGTCTCGTGCagagccctgtctctctcctgtcctcaccAGAGGTTTCCTGCAtag